GACCTTGCGTGTCATTCTCTCGCCCGAATGGAGATGGGGAAATGTCGCCCAGATACAACCGCCTTGTGACCGCCGCTTATGACCAAAACCACCATCCCGACCAGACCGTCGCTCGCCGCGCCGAGGAGCGCCTGCGCGGCAGCACCTTTGTCGCCATCCGGCGGCTGACGTGCGACGTACACGAGGGCATGCTCACCGTGCGCGGCCGAGTGCCGAATTTCTACACCAAACAGGTGGCTTTGAGCCTCTTGTCCAGCGTGCCGGGCGTGGAGGAGATCACCGACCGCGTGGAAGTGGCGTGATTCCGCTTGTATCTCGGCGGCCCATCGGCGACGATATACGGCGGCGGCAAACGTGATGCGCAGGGACGATTCTTGGCCCTCGCTGGCAATGCCGTGGGCCTTTTGCACCGATGAGCAAGTCTCCGCGCCGCAAGCCGCGGCCGAAATCGCAACTCCGGCAGGATACGGCGGCCTCGCACTCCACGGGCGAGGCCGCGGAGGGGGTGCCGCGCCGCGGTCAGCCCGGCCTCCGGGTTCAGGTTTGCCGCCAAGGCGTCGCCGTTTCGCCCGGCGTGGCCATCGGCAAGGCCTGTTGCCTGCACGAGATTTTTCCCGGCTCCGATGTGGAGTTGCCCGACGACGACGCCGTGCTCCGCGAGCTGGCCCGCTACGACCAGGCGCGCGAACAAGCGGCCCGCGACTTGAAAACCCTGCACCACAAGGTCAGCAGCCAGCTCGGCCATCGGGCGGCGGCTATTTTTCAGGTGCATGAGTCGATCTTGCACGATCCGGCGCTGACGGCCAAAGTGCGTTCCTGGATCGTCGAATCGCGGCAGACGGCGCCGGCCGCCCTGCGGCGATTGCTGGAGGAATATACCGCCCTCTTCGAGCGCACCAGCGATGAATACCTTCGCGAGCGTCTGGCCGACGTGCGCGACGTCGTGCTGCGGCTCAATCAGCACCTGGCCGACGTGGCCTCACCGCCCAGCGAAGTCAGCGGGCCGGTGATTCTGGTGGCCAACGAGTTGATCCCCTCGCACG
The window above is part of the Pirellulales bacterium genome. Proteins encoded here:
- a CDS encoding BON domain-containing protein — its product is MSPRYNRLVTAAYDQNHHPDQTVARRAEERLRGSTFVAIRRLTCDVHEGMLTVRGRVPNFYTKQVALSLLSSVPGVEEITDRVEVA